The genome window GTCGGTCCGCATGAGGATGGGGCCCTTGCCGGCCCTCATGTCCATCATCATCATGTGGTTGCGGATGGCGGTGCCCAGCTTCTCGGCGTAGGGGCTGTAGAGCTTCTTGGTCTCCTCGAGGTTGGTGGCGCAGTAGTCCTCGCCGTAAGCGTTGGTGGCCTTCGCCTTGAAGAAGAGGAACCAGGCGCCCACCGGCCCGTAGCCGTCCTTGAACCGGGCGGGGACGAACCTGTTCTCCATCATGGTCAGCTCGGCGCCGACCTGTATGCCGGTGGCATAGCCGCTGCCGGAGTTCCACACCGGGTACCACGCCCGGCCCTGGCCCTCGGCCACGGACCTCGGCCGGAACACGTTGACCGCGCCGCCGCAGCCCGACAGAAGGGCATTGGTCCGGAAGATGTAAACCTTGTTCTCGCGGACGCTGAAGCCCACCGCGCCGGCGATGCGGTTGTCCTCCTTCTCATCCAGGAGGTACCTCACGATAAAGACCCTCTCGTAGATGTTGTCCATCCCGAGGGCCTTCTTGGCGGCCTCGGCCACGATGACCTTGTAGGACTCGCCGTTGATCATTATCTGCCACTTGCCGCTCCTGACCGGCTTGCCGCCGTCCTTGAGCTTCGGGCCGCCCTGGGCACCGTCCATGCTGTGGCCCTGGTCGTCCTTCTTCCAGATGGGCAGGCCCCATTCCTCGTAGTTCTCGACCGTGTCGTCAACGTGCCGGCCCAGGTCGTAGACCAGGTCCTCCCTGATGATGCCCATCAGGTCGCCCCGGACGTACCGGACGTAGTCGGCGGGGTCGTTCTCGCCCATGTAGGTGTTGATGGCGGAGAGCCCCTGGGCCACCGCTCCGGAGCGGTCCATGGCGGCCTTGTCCACCAGGGTTATCTTGATGTCGCCCTTGCCGGCCTTGCTGGCCGCCTGGGTCCAGCGGGTCGCCTCGAAGGCCGCCCCGCAGGCGCTCATGCCGCCGCCGACGATGAGGATGTCGGTGTCGACCTCGATGATCTGCGGCTTCTCGCAGTACGAGAATGTGCAGGCTTCTTTTTCCATGTGTATGGTCCTCCTTTCCTCCGTCCCTTTATATGGTCGGCATCTTCTTGCCTTCACCCTGATGGGTGAAGAACCCGGGCTTGTCGACATTCTCGATGTTGGCTTCGGGCTTGCCCGCATAGGGGTCCACGGAACCCTCCGGGGTGGTCCGGATGGGGAACTTGAACCTCTTGAGCTTCCCGTTGCGGAACTTGACGGTCCACATGACGGCGTCGGAGCCCCTCATGGGGATGACGTTGCCGCCCAGGGGAACGAAATCGGCGTAGCCCCTGACCTCGATGGCCTGCTGGGGGCAGATCTTCACGCAGTTGTAGCACTCCCAGCACTGTTCAGGCTCCTGATTGAACGCCTTCATCAGGTCCCGGTTGAGCGTCATCAGGTCGTTCGGACAAATGTACTGGCAGGCCGTCTTGTCCTGTGCCTTGCAGCCGTCACACTTTTCGGTTATGACAAAGCTCGGCATCTCCCTTTCCTCCTTCTGAAGTATTTTTTGGGTTAAAGGTTCTTACGGATAGCCGCATATCCTGTATCTGAATCCCTAAACGCCCTCGGAGTACTTGTGGGTCTTGATCTCCACCTTCTCGGTCAGACCGGCGTAGTACTCGCGGAGGATTTCGAGGACCTCGGGACGGGAGAAGTGGTCGGGGACGTCCTCTCCCTCGGAGAGCATCTTCCTCAGCTTGGTGCCCGAGAGGATGAGCCTGTCCTCCTTGCCGTGGGGGCAGGTCTTCATGGAGGCCATGCCGTCGCACTTCTTGCAGTAGAAGGTCCAGTCTATCTTCAGCGGCTTGGTCTCCAGGGCGTCCTCCGGTATCTCGTCGAATATCTTGTGGGCGTCAAACGGGCCGTAGTAATCGCCCACGCCCGCGTGGTCGCGGCCCACGATGAGGTGGCTGCAGCCGTAGTTCTGCCTGAACACGGCGTGCAGGAGCGCCTCCCTCGGGCCGGCGTACCGCATGTCAAGCGGGTAGCCGCCCACGGTGATGGTGTCCTTGACGTAGTACTTGTCGATGAGCACGTCGATGGCCCGCTGCCTGGTGTCCGCCGGGACGTCGCCGGGCTTCAGTTTGCCCAGCAGCATGTGGACGAACACGCCGTCGCAGGTCTCGATGGCTATCTTGGTGAGGTACTCGTGGGAGCGGTGCATGGGGTTGCGCGTCTGGAAGGCGGCCACCGTGGACCAGCCCTTCTCCTCGAATATCTTCCGGCTCTCGACGGGCCGCAGATAGATGATGGGGTAGTCCTGGGGGAAGCTCGCCTCGCTCAGGACCTTCACCGGGCCGGCCAGGTTGATGTCGGCCTGCTTCATGACCATGGCCACCCCGGGGTGCTCCATGTCGGCGGTCTTGTAGACCTGCGTGCACTCGTGCTCCTTGTCTATCTTGTACTTCTCGGTCACCTTCATGGTGGCCATGACCTCTCCGGTCTCCTCGGAGACAAGGGCCACCTCCTCGCCGTCCTTGATGCTGTCGGCCTGCCCCTGCGTGGTGGAAACCGTGAT of Nitrospirota bacterium contains these proteins:
- the sat gene encoding sulfate adenylyltransferase; this encodes MALVNPHGKEKKLKPLLLSGGELKEERERAKSLTQVRISSREAGDLIMLGIGGFTPLTGFMGHDDWKGVCDRYTMADGTFWPIPITVSTTQGQADSIKDGEEVALVSEETGEVMATMKVTEKYKIDKEHECTQVYKTADMEHPGVAMVMKQADINLAGPVKVLSEASFPQDYPIIYLRPVESRKIFEEKGWSTVAAFQTRNPMHRSHEYLTKIAIETCDGVFVHMLLGKLKPGDVPADTRQRAIDVLIDKYYVKDTITVGGYPLDMRYAGPREALLHAVFRQNYGCSHLIVGRDHAGVGDYYGPFDAHKIFDEIPEDALETKPLKIDWTFYCKKCDGMASMKTCPHGKEDRLILSGTKLRKMLSEGEDVPDHFSRPEVLEILREYYAGLTEKVEIKTHKYSEGV
- the aprA gene encoding adenylyl-sulfate reductase subunit alpha encodes the protein MEKEACTFSYCEKPQIIEVDTDILIVGGGMSACGAAFEATRWTQAASKAGKGDIKITLVDKAAMDRSGAVAQGLSAINTYMGENDPADYVRYVRGDLMGIIREDLVYDLGRHVDDTVENYEEWGLPIWKKDDQGHSMDGAQGGPKLKDGGKPVRSGKWQIMINGESYKVIVAEAAKKALGMDNIYERVFIVRYLLDEKEDNRIAGAVGFSVRENKVYIFRTNALLSGCGGAVNVFRPRSVAEGQGRAWYPVWNSGSGYATGIQVGAELTMMENRFVPARFKDGYGPVGAWFLFFKAKATNAYGEDYCATNLEETKKLYSPYAEKLGTAIRNHMMMMDMRAGKGPILMRTDEAMAELSKTMDAKQMKHLEAEAWEDFLDMCIGQAGVWAGQDIEPDQKPSEIMPTEPYLLGSHAGCAGFWVSGPDDLNSPDHYKWGYNRMSTVDGLFMMGDICGASGHKFSSGSHAEGRIAAKSAVKYVMDHKDFKPTLAQSADELAGELYLPFEVYEKYKAYSTAPDVNPNYIKPKMLQARLQKIGDEYFGGISTWYMTSKTMLEEGLRQLVMLKEDAAKSGAKDLHELMRAWENYHRIWSIEAHAKHILFREESRYPGYYYRGDHLAIDDQNWKCFVNSKYDPKTGEWNAFKKDYVQMVSD
- the aprB gene encoding adenylyl-sulfate reductase subunit beta, giving the protein MPSFVITEKCDGCKAQDKTACQYICPNDLMTLNRDLMKAFNQEPEQCWECYNCVKICPQQAIEVRGYADFVPLGGNVIPMRGSDAVMWTVKFRNGKLKRFKFPIRTTPEGSVDPYAGKPEANIENVDKPGFFTHQGEGKKMPTI